Within the Salvia hispanica cultivar TCC Black 2014 chromosome 4, UniMelb_Shisp_WGS_1.0, whole genome shotgun sequence genome, the region GAGGAAGATAATTTCTAAGATTATGGGATATATAAATACAGTAATCTTGTGCTGGAAAAGACCATTTTACCCTTGTAGGTATATGGAACCTTATGAAACAGGGTCTGGTTGGTATAAACACAATGTATAAACAGATTTAATTAAgtgaacaaaaatgaaattagtgGCTGTAATGACAGATCTTCCAGCTAATGAGCTGATGAATTGTAAGGATTGGTTGTTATCAGCTCGATCCAATAATGCAAACGCGAACACGACTCGTACATGCAACAAATCCGTATCCATATTAGGTAAAAATTATCAGCTCTATCATAGAAAGGTAAAAAGCCTattaaaagttataaataatgtaaccCAAGGGGTGTGGTCGAGTGGCATGAGACTCGTCCATCCTTAACCAAATGGTCAGGGGATCGATCCCTGTCTTTGGGTATGGAGCAGCTTTAAATCTTTGGGCCAGCTGTCCCACCCATTGAGGTGCCTACAAATCAGCGCGGGGAATAGTCATTGGGCCGGCCGGTCGATACCCTTagtaattacaaaaaaaaaagttatgaaTAATGTTGTAGACATTTTATCTTATTATAGAAATGTTACATCTTACAATCAAAAGTTAAGGActttagaaattagaaaattgaaGTTTTATCACCACTTGATGAAGGAAATGTCCCATTCATAAGTAGAAAACAAAAGGCTATAAGTCCATCAAATGTTAAGCCTATGAGCCTGTGTGAGATGACTTGAGTTACACTACAACAATTAagtctaaaaatattttataatacacTTAAAGGACGTTAATTTGAATTTCCGTATGTATCAccaaacaatttaaataacgtccttattttttgtgttctaaCCAAAATAAGGGAACACAAATACAAACGTAAGCAAAAACCAAATgattaagataatttatcatcaatttataaaattcttCTTTCATATCTTAAATTACactattttaaagaaatttcCACCACAAGAAACTGCATCTCAATTTTtgtatctttaattaaaagatttttttatttattattgaattagTCGTATAATATAACATCCTAGTGTATAATTATAAAGTATCCTATGAAATTACAATGataatatcattaaataaaatagatagtGGTAGTAGAATAGGCAAAATCAATATTATCAGAATCAacttgtaataataataataataatatatgtatcAAATGTAATTCATAATGATACCAATATCACTTTCTAAATCAAAGTTGCgcaaatttaattgttttgtttttaatttatgtttatatgatgattttgttgtttttttgaaTGACTTCTTGCTTATAGCTCATATCTCGttattttagtgttttataatACATCGATAGAGATGGAATGGACGTGTTCTTTGGACTTCATGTGGTTGGATATTCCTCCACGCCCAAGCAACTTGTTCTATTATAaacaatatgaataaaataaggtcatttttgtttaatttgttgagATAGTGGTCAATTGAAAaacaatatgaataaaataagactatttttgtttattctgTTGAGATAGTGGTCATAATGTGGATGCAAGATACTTGACCATgccatttaattaaatgatttaattattgcaaaCAAGTGTTCactttgttttaaattaagataaaCGGTTACAactatgtatgtatatattgaCTATTATTTTGCTTAACTATGGGAATGGAAcagtttgaatttttgtatGTTCCAATGGTGTGAACGTGAAAGATTGAATTCTTAATCGACGAAATATGATATAAATTCATGGGTTTCATCTTAAAATCAATTGGTATTAGGGGGagacttatatactagtttcagttttcttttGACATCGATGTGAGACAAttataagttattttttttagtgttattttagttttaattgcCAACACCCTCCCTCAAACCCTTCAAGGTGAACCTTGGAGGGGTTGGACTTTTTCTGATCGATTGGATCACTTGGCCCAAATTTTAAGTCTATATATACTAATGGGTCAGtcattttttcgattttggCCCAGATATATTGCTGGGTCAGTTAAATTCAACCCACAGTCGGTgacccgctctgataccataatagaaatccatgggttccatcctaaaaccaattggtaCTAGGAGGAGGGGCCATGGGACTTATACTAGTTTTAGTTTTCTCTTGACACTGATGTAGgacaattataaattattattttttagtttcattttagtttcaattgccaacaaaatcaaattaatcataattataatagaatatttaaacaacaataataataaacaatatttaGAGAAATTTAATTGAGAAATATCTTGTGAAGATCTTCCCCTGCTGTCGatccattaaatttaatagagTTTGTTGCTACAAACAAGCAAACTAggaatagtactactactatttcattATTCCATTGTAATTATTGTAATGTAAGACAAATGTTGACGGAAATATTAGAAATCAAAATCGTCAATTTGTACCATCAAAAGCACCTAACTTTGCTAGCTCGTCATTAATTTGAAGACCTCAACTGTATACATAATTACATACTATACTATTAAACTAGCTTGTTTGGTGGGTAACTTTATATTAGGCACATTAATTATCTCCATAAAATGTGGGGACGTCTATGATCAGtatatcttaattaataattaacatATAATTAGGTTGCTAACTAGACAGGGAGAATTATGGGGTTAAATAAGGCTTTAATTcgactttattaatttttgactaaaatttattgttgTGCTTTTCGATTTATTGAtagacaaattaaattaaagaattcTCCTGATTGTATGGGCTTGTTTGTTTGGTACGAATTCTGAATTCTCCATATTAAGATGATCAAttttagttgatttttttaattaaattaatgagaaAGTGAGAacaattctaaaaataaaaataattatatacaaCTTATAAGACTAATGCTACAAAACAGAACCAATCCCAAGGAAAAGGCCGAATAAATTGGATTCAGAAGTAATACTACTGCCAGACTTCCTAATATAAGACCCGATCCTAGAAAGACTAAAAGAAAATCATGTATTGGTCCGGGTAAAtccatttgattttataaaaaaaatcagtgcACCACATGTATACGAGATTGAACCCATGACCTCTCACTAAGTGAAGAGTTTTGCGATATAACAACTTTACCATTTGAACTACGCTTCATTAGCTATTTCCTAGTTTTTCTTAgatatcatttttctatatttttcagCATTTTcttacatatattttataaaaatacaaattataatttgtgtTTATTACTGTTATCAGTATCTTActtaaataaactattttcagttaattctattttagttattaGGGGAACTTTTGTGCATGAAtcatacttaaaattaaaattagtagtatttttcttggtattttaaaattgagaataaacaatttatcaaaaatcataattatttaataaattactttctgccaaaatatttaaaatgttcaTATTAAAAGTCgacttcaaaatatatataaaaatatatttaaaatgttcaaatactttttttttgttgatttaagGCTTTAACCTTTAAGCTaggggtgtgcattcgggtttcggttcggtttttcgcccaaaccgaaccgaaccgaaaaaccgaaaatcaaacttaaaaaactgaactaaaccgaaaaaccgaaatttcaaaacaaaaccgaaaaaccaaaaaaaatagtatattttaatatatctaatttattttattttatatatactaatagaatataaatatatataatataaaattaatataatatatataatatttattatataaaaatatattagaaaaatatatgttatatatatgatataatatactaaattaataggataaaaatatataataatatatttaaaatataattcggtttttcggttttttttttcgcccaaaccgaaccgaaccgaaaaatcgaaatttttgtatttttaaaaccgaaccgaaccgaaaaaccgaaaaaaccgaaccgaatttcaaaatttcggtttggttcggttcggatattcgaTTTTCGGTGATTTTGCTCACTAAGCtaactataatttatttctagcATAATTATTAGCATTAAGTCgcatcttaattttattttatcggGTCGTTAATATCTTAATTAGTTGATTCTTATTCTTCGAACTAATAACTACAAAAGGTCacaaagtaattaaatataaaataataaattgtagtattaaaataattaataataaattgttttgtcTTAGTGAAGAAGGAGCCACGTACAAAATATTCATGTAATATTGACGTGATAATATATTCCCATGTTTTTCATCTTACAGAACAtgtgagaaaagaaaaaagtgtgaTAGAGTtttcacatatttttcttatgcatattttttcataataaatttacaataaaatagaagTCACTTACATGGATTCCGGAGTgtaaaatcttaaatttaatactccgtataataagtttattattGTTGAATTCTATTTGGGCCGATTCAATGTACATGATTTTTGGATTAAATTGGGTCAAAaaatctaaatccaattaatttagGCCTATTTTGCTGGGCCTCCTACTTGGgcaaaataaagcaaaaatataaacatctCAATAGTATTATACTATGCCATGGAATATAAGACCAAACATCTCGAACCAGTCCAAAACGCCAAAcactaataaattaagtatttacataatttacGTAATTTTAAGTACGACCCGTAATTTTTGAGCAttgaaatttagaattaatacaatttatttagtaaaatttgattttttctaaatattactaatatatatgtacCCATGTGGCGAATTTTGACTAGACAACAAACTCGATATACTCAACAACTCGCAACGGTGGTGGAGCACGTCAACACGTACTCAAGAATGAATCGCACAAGTAGCTACATTTTATATTAGTGTTTACTAACTACATCATTCCTGGCGATAAGATTTAAAGATTGATTTGCAAATCTTTAAAGTGATAAAGTGGGATAACTTAATAAATTGAGCCAATGACTAATAGCCCAACAATTAAAAGTTGAGATTAAGACCATCCACAAACCCCCCCAAGTTTATCGAAATTGAGTTGGATGCCAACGTTTGATTTATGGGCAATGCGATTATGCCGAAGACGTACAATATGAGAACTAGAGTTGTTAACTGGGTCGAACGGGAGTTATCAATGAGAACTCCTTCAGCTATTGGAAAAAGATGGGAttgagacaatttttttttcctattttatgtTGAAAAAGGGGAGCAATATTGTGGAGGCTCTAAGAGTGTCCATAGTGGGAGGGCCGCGGCCCTTGGCCCGGAGTCGGCCCCGCCGCGGCCCCACACTACCGAGGCGCAAGGAGGAGACGGCCCTGGGGGGTGGACGAGAGAGAGCCGAGCTCTCGGCCTGGCCGAGGCCCTTGGGCGCGCGACTCGGCTCGCCACTGCAGGGGCCGAGAGCCGCGGTCCTTGGGCAATccgaattaattttttttttcatatttttttatatatttatcatttttcctccatttttttacCCCAAACCAAACTCCACTCTTTCAAATTGCTTtcaatttagttttaaaacatgaattccgatgatgaaagttttcaacgaggaattttttttaattatgcattatgtgttttaattattataggcAAATAATGTTTATGAtatctaaaatcaaaatttaatactccctccgtcccaatattccatttcgggccgtcccacataatttgtctcatttcacttttaccatttttgatagtggaccccatattccactaattcattcttactcatattttattataaaactaatactttaaaagtaggactcacattccaccaactttttcaacccactttccattagatttcttaaaactcgtgccgggtcaaagtgtcccaaaatatttgggacggagggagtaacaaatactaaaaaataaatttaattggtgGTTTGTAGTGGCCAAGTTTGTTGGGCATATGCCCAAGAAATGGTGGCTTGGACATACCCCACAGAGGCCACCACCGTGGACATTCTAAATAGTCTCAGTGTTACGCAATGAATTATTGCGAATTTGTGATATCGAAATCACCTCGACTTTTCCACTCAAATGATTGGAATCAAAACAGTGACCTCACTGATCAAATTACTCCGCCAACTGTTTGTTAAAATGTCTACATGAAGAAAGCAAACCAGAGGCGACACTTCCATTCAATTCAACCATGGCGGAAGCTAAAACTAAACAATTCACCATCTTAATGTTTCCATGGCTAGCTTACTCACACGTCCACCCCTTTTTCGAACTCGCCAACAATCTCTCCGCCAAATCCTTCCGCGTCCTCTTCTGCTCCTCCGCCGTCAATCTCGACTCCATCCGCACCAAAATCGCACTTGATTCCCCCACCGCCGTCGATCTAATCGAACTCCCTTTCCCGCCGCTGCCGGATCTCCCTCCCCACCTCCACACCACCAAAAATCTCCCGCCGAATCTCACGCCAGCTCTCATTCAAGCATTTCAACAAACATCCACCGCCTTCAACGAAATCATGAGCAGAACCAACCCCGATTTGCTGATCTACGACTACTTCCAGCCATGGGCGGCGAAGGAAGCCCGGCGCCGAGGCATTCCCTCTGTTTACTTCGCCACCGCCGGAGCAGCGCCGTTTTCCTACTTCTACCACCTGTTTAAGCACGGCGGGGATCGACCTTTCCCTCACGAAGAGATATACCTCACCGATCGTGAAAAAGGAGACAATCGCCCTCCGATTAAGATCGAAATCAAGGATGCGGAGGAAGACGAAGGCGCTTTCTCGTTTGGGGTTTTCGATCTGtcaaacgacgtcgttttgatCAGAGGATTGCGAGGCTTTGATGGGAAATACTTCGATTACATGTCTGAGCTCTGCAACAAGAGAGTTGTGGCGACCGGTCCACTAATTCACGAGCCCGATCATCGAATCGGAGAGGAGAATTCAGAGATTCTGCAATGGCTGAGTAAAAAGGAGCGATTTTCGACTGTTTTCGTCTGTTTCGGCAGCGAACATTTCGTATCCATGGATCAAATTAGGGAGATTTCGAAGGGTTTGGAGATGTGCAAGGCGAATTTCGTGTGGGTGGTGAGGCTGCCGGAGGAGGGGGCTTGTTTGGAGGAGGCGGTGGTCGGAGGGTTTgtggagagggagagggaaaGGGGGCTGGTGGTGGAGGGATGGGCGGCGCAGGCGGAGATTTTGAGCCATGGGAGTGTCGGTGGATTCGTGTCGCACTGTGGATGGAGCTCGATTATGGAGAGTTTGTGGTGTGGGGTGCCGGTGGTGGCGATGCCGATCAAGTATGATCAGCCGATAAATGCGAGGGTCGTGGCGGCGGCCGGGGTCGGGGTGGAGGTGGCCAGGGGCCGGGATGGGTGTTTTAGTGGGGAGGAGGTGGCGGCCGCGATTGATGAGGTTGTTGGGTCGGAGGGGATACGGAGAAGGGTTCGGGATTTGAGTGAGAGGATGAGGAGGGAAGCGGAGGCCGCGGTGGAGGAGACGGCGGAGGAGTTGTTGTTGCTTTGTAAGAAGAGTACAACCGAGATTTGTTAGAATCATCgcaaaattatctttaatttgatataatatggaaaaaaataattaaatcggAATGTCTTTTGGAAACCTTCCCTAAAATTGAAACGATACAGGGAAAAATTAGTATAGCCTCGATGTAAGAATGACACTAATAAATGGAAGTACTAAGTAAAGTAGTGATGGATTGATGGATTTATTCTCCTAAATGGAAGTACTAAGTGAAGTAGTGATGGATTGAgggatttatttaaataattttgggTTTAATTAAGTTTGATGATGAAGTACTAGATTAGGAGCATTCATATTCGATGttataatatgattaaatataatagtcgttttatatattactaatacCTAGTTATCAATCGACTGAATTGAGTGATGTTTTAAGTTAATAGAAATATGAGATTGGCTGACTGCCCATAAAAGTATGAGTGCATATATTATTTGGGATAACTTCCACttcttattatattaaaattagaaatatgttattgaaaaatatgatcACATGGTCTCTAAGTGCAATGTGTGTATGACTacatcaacaaaatacaaTTCCGATTTTATAACCTAATCAAACTGGTAATTGAACGGAaaattattgagaaaaataaataaattgtaaatatagcACAACTTAATTGTGATTCTACTAGGCTAAAATTATGAGTCAATTGGAGACTTGCAAAAGTGtggtataaattaaaaatagattatttaaGACTTTTCATAGATAGGAGTAACGTAAagaatatttgtttgattcCGATATTAATCAATCAAATGTGGAAATTGAAAGACATTTTGGACTGACTTAAAATTAATACCCTCAGTTATATGTTCTAATTTCTAAACATAGACGGCTATTGGTCGTAATCaaaactaattatcatgaatgccataaaataattattatcttTGAATAGTCATTTATTCGTCGTGaccttattttttctccaagaGTAAGATGTCTCAAAGATCGAATTTTCTACTTCCAATTGTtggaatttttgttattatttgtcgcatattattaatcaaacttattattattgtgtGGGTATTATATTCATGGGAAGTGAAGAGACTACATATATTCAATGCGTTCCATCAGATATATGCAGATTAATTGCGGTTTACATTTATTGATATGCGTTATTCGGATGTCATTACttattataatatgattattcatatataattaagttgtaatattattttagttagagggtgattatgattattatcATTTAAGATTAAGTCGTAAAATTTAATctcataaatcaaatatagtacaaatttaattacgAGGGTATAATATTGCAAATAAAGCAGTCTCTCTAAATAAATAAGTGAACTTACAAAGTCAATTTAGTTTTTACTTCTTTCACTAAAAATTCATTTAGCAATAATTTTGCAAGTTGGTTAAGTCTTGGCTTCTTCATTCATGTGAGCCAAAGTTGAAATTTCTACTAAGTAAGCTCCAAtagttattaaaaaaagttaaaatgtAGTGTCGATCAATCAATTTCAGATCATCAAACTGAATTAATTTATACCCCAACCACTTGCAAAGTCTGGCCACAAACATATCACAAAATGACGGCTTCATTAAATGTATGATTTAGacaaaaaatgcataattttattatttcaaataaattaacaaaataccaaatcaaactttaatttttataaattttatgaaattaaaattttctataacatttttaatgtattagaacaatatataaatcgaAACGAACAATACTAAAGGTAATTCAAATATGAAAGTGAAGcttacataaaatatatagtatatcatTTCTCTACAATAATATTTCGTATATTTCTACTATATgctacaaataattaatataaaattcctCGCATAAGTTTCAACGAAAATacgaaaatataatacattatCCATCAAATCTGTGCAATTTAATGCAGAAATAATAACCACACAAAGATAGAGTCAAAAAATGCGACAGCTGCTCTATATATCAGCGTTCCTATTAACAGTCAACAAACTCATCTTATTAGTATTATTGCCTCCGacttgaatatataatttttgagATTCCAAATACTTTTTATATACATCATATGCAATTTTGCATACATGGACCATGGACAGacacatattatatttttcaataaagaGCACACATTTTTAATAACTGAATATAACAACTTTATTTATACAttgaaactttaaaaaatcatagtttattaatttaaaatccatTGTTACGTCTCAGATAtcaaatttaactattttctttatcaaGATCTTGAAATTATAAGGCATATTATATTCATAACAAAATActacgaaaatagaaaatatatattttttccgTGTTTAacgtatttattttataaatttattctaattctaatactttgaaattgttattaaatgcttatttattttataaattacatatattaaaacttaatttatttatttgatgttaGAGATCTAATGAATATATTTaactctaatttttaaaataaatgatgttGATAATAATTTGgacataatatatattataacataatttattttattttctttattgggaattttatttcttcatataAATTAAGATATCGACTTGCGCATATTACAAGTTATTTTCTTAggtgtttttttcttttggtaaGAAAAGCGGGCAGATCCTAATTACACGCTAACGAACGtaaaaaacacataatctATCATGCATCAACCAAATACTAAGAACTAAGAAAAGGGACTCTAGAAGGAGTTTGAAGACggaattgaaataattatatactcctattccATTAAGTATTAATCATTGACTCAGTGGTCAACTGTTAGAAGATATTTATATTACACAATCTACTAACTACTCTACTCTACTCAACTTGGATCTCATTAATTACGtactaatttcattttttggatcTAGCTAGTACGTCCACATAAATATTCCATACGTGTGACATGAACATTAATCCTATTATTTGTGTAAAAGCATAAATAATATCCTCTTATATCAGCCACACCATCATAAGATTAATAGtctaataaattgataaattaccGATGAAAAACgataattccaaaaaaatactagCTGTTGGAATATGTTACTCAaagctaaaaagaaaataaatcaatatacgTCCATAACAATCCAACTCCACCGTGAAACGTAttggaaaaactaaaaagtaagTGAAGAAATGAAATCTTAATTCATACTCCACCGAATTTGAAGGCCGATTTGGATTACGCAAATCAACTAACTCACACGTATTCCACACCATGTGACACGCATTTATTTCTCATAATGCCCAATGTCAATGTAGCACGACTCAACCCCTTTCTCATTCATTATTTCCATATTTGTTCATATTTATGATATAATGAAtcgattaattatttttgttgtggtTCACATTATAATCACTTTCTTATTTGTTCTTTATAATTCACTTCAAAAAATTCTTCTGAATCACTGAAtttataaagtactccctaaattaaatactaccaCGTCCCGCGTTAAATTAACGGTCCCACTTACTTTTCTGCacttgtttttaaaaatgataataaataattaaagtagagaaatagtaaaataacagagagaataatgtaaaaaaagactattctctaccttattctctttcttattttattattttttgattttaactatttattactatcttcgttcctgaaaatttgtccaatttttctatttcactccgaccccaaaatttgtcccatttcacttttacaatttttggtagtggatcacatattccactaacttattcctactcacattttattataaaactataaaagtaggatccacaatCTACTGACTTTTTCagctcacttttcattatatttcttaaaatccgtgccggatcaaagttggacaaattttggggaatgaaagtagtatatttttacaaaatagtaaagaaaagtaaatgtgaCAGTTGTGCAGGACAGATGTAGTATAAAACATTACATTTTTGGGTATTTTTGAATTCATAAATCGATTTAGATTGatgaaattg harbors:
- the LOC125222419 gene encoding UDP-glucosyltransferase 29-like, which codes for MAEAKTKQFTILMFPWLAYSHVHPFFELANNLSAKSFRVLFCSSAVNLDSIRTKIALDSPTAVDLIELPFPPLPDLPPHLHTTKNLPPNLTPALIQAFQQTSTAFNEIMSRTNPDLLIYDYFQPWAAKEARRRGIPSVYFATAGAAPFSYFYHLFKHGGDRPFPHEEIYLTDREKGDNRPPIKIEIKDAEEDEGAFSFGVFDLSNDVVLIRGLRGFDGKYFDYMSELCNKRVVATGPLIHEPDHRIGEENSEILQWLSKKERFSTVFVCFGSEHFVSMDQIREISKGLEMCKANFVWVVRLPEEGACLEEAVVGGFVERERERGLVVEGWAAQAEILSHGSVGGFVSHCGWSSIMESLWCGVPVVAMPIKYDQPINARVVAAAGVGVEVARGRDGCFSGEEVAAAIDEVVGSEGIRRRVRDLSERMRREAEAAVEETAEELLLLCKKSTTEIC